The nucleotide window CGCGGACGTGGTGGGAAGCGGAAAAGGCGCGCCGTGCTATCCGTGTGGCGGTGGCTCTCTGGACGGGCATGTTGTTGGTGCTGATCGTGCTGATTTGGCTGAGCGGCTCGGCGTTCAGGCTTGAATGAGGAAGCGCCGAGGTTGCAGGTCAACTCTTGTGTGCGCGCGCTGGTTCAGACATCGACGCGAGGGGAAAGATGAACCTGAACGTGGTCCCCTTGCCTGGCTCGCTTTCGACTTCGACCCGCCCATGGTGCTGTTCCACAATGGCTTTGACCAGCGCCAACCCCAACCCCGTCCCACGAATGTTTGCCCCGCGCACCGCTTTGCTGCGGTAGAAGCGGTCGAACAAGTGGGGCATTTCCTCGGGGGCAATCCCCATCCCCCAATCCTGGACTTCTATGATGAGGTGCTCTGACGTTTCGCGTGCCCGAATGGCAATGCGTTGCCCGTCGGGCGAGTATTTGATGGCGTTATCAAGTACATTGCCAAGCGCCACGCGCACATGCGAGGGATGCCCGGCAATGGGCGGCAGATGGGGCGGCACGTCCATCTCGACGCGCAAACGGTGTTGGCGCAGTTCCGCCGCCATTTCGTCCACCAATTCGTACAGGAGCGGTGCCAGGTCAATCGGTTGGCGGGCTGTTTCTTCGGCTTTTTCAAGCGAAGCCAGAAGCAACAAATCGTTGACCAGCGTTTCCAGATGAGTGAGTTGCGTCTCGGTATCGCGCAGGTATTGTTGTATCTGTTCGCTCTGCCCGTTTGCCGCCATGCGTTGTATCATTTCCAGGCGCAAGCGAATGCTTGCCAGGGGCGAACGGAGTTCGTGGGCGGCGTGGGCGGCGAATTGTTGCTGTTGTGCCAGCATTTCGCGGATGCGCTGCGCCATCGTCGCGAATGCCAGCGCCAGGCGTTGAATTTCGGCGGGTCCTTTGGGCGTGATGGGGGTATCCAGGTGCCCTTGCGCCATACGCTCAGCGACGGTTGTCAGGTGAATGATGGGGGCGCTGAGCGTCCGCGCCAGCCAGAGCAGTGCCAGTGTCAACGCGCCGATGACGAGCGCCGCCATGCTTCCGGTACGCACCCAAACCGACCAGATTTGTTGCTGGATAGGGGCGTATGGAATGGAGAGTTGCACAAGCCCTATGATGCCGTCTTCGCCCACGATGGGCGCGGCGGCGTAGAGCCGTTGTTCCCCTGTACCAAAATCATCGGGACGGATGTCGTGTTGTTCGCTTTGCGCCAGCGCCGCTTGTAATTCGGTTGTGAGCGGCAGGTGGTCAAACGGTACGTTGGCTTCGGAGCTGAAAACAATGCGCCCATCGGGCAAGGTGATGATGATGCGTGCGCCGGTGTCGGCGGCGTAGGAGAGCACGAGGTTGCCCAAGGGGCGACCGCTGGGAAATTGGGCGGAGAGATAGTTTTCCAGCGGGTCGCGCAAGGCGTTGGCGATCAAAAAGGCTTCAATTTCGAGCTCTTGTTCTGCCTGGCTGATGAAGAGCCGTTGAATCCACAATCCCGCCCAGATGACAATCACAAGCAATCCCACCGTCGCCAGAACGAGGGAGGGCCAGAGCAACAAGGCGCGCAGGCTTGGCGCGTGTCGGCGTTTATGGGGTGGTGGTTGCATCGTCTGCATGGTCTTCTGGTGCGACAAAACGATAGCCGTAGCCGCGCACAGTCTGGATATAGCACGGGTTCGATGGGACATCGCCTAATTTTTCACGCAACCAGTGAATGTGCACATCGAGCGTGCGGGGATCGCCGATCCAATCCGTGCCCCACACTGCGTCGAGAATTTCTTGACGATGCAGGGCTTGCCCCGCGTGTTCCACAAGATACCGCAACAAATCGAATTCGCGTGCTGAAAGGGAGATGGGTTCGTCCCCTTTCCACACCATGCGGGCGTGTGTGTCGAGTCGCAAATCGTGAATGGTGATGAGCGATGGGGGCGTTGCTTCGGTTGCTGCTTGCGCGGCGTTGAATTCGCGGCGGTCGAGTTCGCGGCGGCGCAACATGGCGCGCACACGCGCCAGCAGTTCACGAAAACTGAACGGTTTGGTGATGTAGTCGTCTGCGCCGAGTTCAAGCCCCATAACGCGGTCAAGCTCTTGCGACCGGGCGGTGAGCATGAGAATGGGGGTGCCTGATGTGGCGCGCAAACGGCGACAGACGTCGAACCCATCCATGCCGGGCAACATGATGTCGAGCAGAATGAGGTCGGGGTGGTGCATCTGCGCCAGTTCCAGCCCCTCTTCGCCGGTGAGCGCATGATGCACCACGTACCCCTCTTGTTGCAAGCCGAAGACCAGCGGGTCGGCGATTTCTCGGTTGTCTTCGATGAGCAGAATGGTCGCTTTTTCAGTCATCGTCTCAGTTAGGCGTTGGTTGCCGATGGCGGTTGGTGGGCTTTGGCGCGATGCGCCGCTTTTTTCGCAGCGCGTTCACGGCGTGACAAGATACTGTGTTGAATGCGATAGATCGTCAAGAAGAGCAGCAGTCCACCACTTCCCCAATAGAGCGATTGCATGAAGCGCGTGGTGGTGTCGGTGCCGGCTGTGATGCCGTGCGCCAGCGCCGCCAGGTATGTCAGAAAACTCAGGTAGTGGATGAGCCGCCATGCACGTCGCCCAATTTGCTGGCGCACGTAGAAGCTGAAAGCGATGATTGCCATGGCGTAGAACGCCATCTGCCCCACACCAACCCATTCAGGGCGGTAGTCGTAGGTGAAGGGTACCAGCACATTGACCAGCCCCGATTGGATGTATTCGTCGCCAAGCAGAATGATGGCGTGGAAGAGGGCAAAAGCCAGGCCGAGCAGGCTGGTGAACTGATGCGCATCGAAGGCGGTGGGACCGCCCGGCCAGAGCCGCGCCAGTTTGTTGGTCATCATCACGCCAAAGACCATGGAAAGCCAGAGCAAGATGTACGCCACCACGCCGCTCGACCGCGCCAGATACCAGTAGGCTTTGGGCGCTTCTCCAAAGAGCGAGGCGGTCAAGCCAGGCAACCAGGCGGGCAGGAGAAAGACTGCGCTGATTGCTCCCAGTGCGGCCGCCAGCAACATCAGCACCACCAGTTGCCAGGCTAACGCCGGCGGATATTCATCGAATTCGTAGGGTTTTTGGGCTGTCATCGGTCTCCTCCTTTATGATTGCAAAATGGATGTTGTCTCTTGTTTTTCTACGAACCGATGCACAATGCGCACCGGTAAAGGGGCTTTGCCTTTGGGTTCAATCAACAAAGGCTCGCTGGCTTCAAACTCGGGTGGTACGTGCTGATAGAATTGCTCCGAAACCAAAATTTGTTGCCCGCGAGCATGTTTTTCAATGCGTTGCGCGGTGTTGACGGTATCCCCCAACACGTCGTAGTACTTGACTTCCTCTCCACCTATCAGCCCCTCAATCACCGGTCCATGATGCAGACCGATGCCTGCGCTCAGCCCGCGTGGATGCCAGAAGCGTGCGTTGACCGCGTTCAAGCGCAGGGCGGCATGCAGGGCTGTGACGGGGTCGGCAAACACGGCCATGACTTCATCGGCGGTGAATTTGTAGCGAATGGGGGGATAAACCGCCCAGACAGATTCAACGTGCTGGTACCATTCTTCCAGCGTGTACATGACATTTTCCGGGGATTCGGTTTCGCACCAGGCCGTGAAGTTGCGCACGTCGCAGAACAGGATGGTGCGCTCGCGCCAACGTGGTTCGCCGGCTCGCGGGTTCTGCATGAGTTCATTCAAAATGGCGTCGCCCAGCAGCCAGCGCGCATAGGTGTGCAGGCGTTGGTTGGCGTTCTTCAAAAGTGTGAAGTTGCGATTGGCTTCCACTTCCGCCAGTCCACCCAGCAACCCCAACAGTGGAACGGCGACGCTCATGAGCATGTGGGTGGGGTCGCTCAGGATTTGCATGGGCGAAAACGAGCCATTTTGTGCCAGGTAGTATTCGCCCAGGCTATAGACTGCCAGCAGTGCCAGTGAACGGGCGAAGTACATTCCCAGCAAGGCGAGCGAGGCGTTACGCCGTGCATGCCATGCCGCACATGTCGCGATGATGAGGCTATACAGCCAGTAGAGCAGGTGATGCGGCGCTTGCCAGAATTCCATGCCCTCCAAAGTTGTTTCCAGCAGGCTGTAGGTGAAAACACCGACCATGTTAGCGACAAAGAGCAAGGCCGGGCGGCGGTTTTCGCGTATCATGGCGAGTGCCACCGCCTGCACGAGTGCGCTGACAAGCAAGAGATAGGGGTCGGCGCTCAGAAAATAGGCGGTTTGTGAAAGCACAAACCATTCCAGCAACATATTGAGTACAGGATAATGCAGTGCGTTTGTGATCAGTTCATGCCAGATAGTAGGGAGAATGCGTTTGTATTGCATGATTATCCTCCTGCCGCCTGCTGGTACGGCCAGCGAAACAGATGCCAGAAGGGTGAAGGCAAGACGTCGCCGGTTTCGCGCACCAAAAGCGCGGCGATGTCCTTTTGCGCTTCGAGCCAGCGCATGCCTGCTTCCGAACCGAGGATGAGCACGGTTTTGGCGGCTAATTCGGCGCGCACGGCTGTGCGAGCAATGACCGTGACACTGACCAGGTCGGTGTCGGCGGGGCGTCCGGTGCGCGGGTCAATGATGTGGTGTTGCCATTGCGTCCCCTTCAGCCAGCGCCGATAGTCGCGCCCGGAGGTGGCGACCACGCCGCCCGCCAGGGCGATGGCGTCAATGTCGCCGTCATCAAAGGGCGAAGCAACCAGAATGAGCCAGGGGTGGCCGTTCCGCTGTGGCCCGCTGACGGCAATGTCGCCGCCCGCGTCCACCAATGCCGGCGCGTAGCGTCCCAGGCGCTTGGCGGCTTCTTCCGCCGCCCACCCTTTGGCAATGCCGCCGAAATCCAGTTGCACGCCAGGCGGCAAAGCGACGGTGCGACGCACCGGATTGGTGCGGATGTCGCGCCAGGCTTGGGCGCTCTGGATGATGGCTTGGGGGTCGGGCGCTGCGCCGACGGGCTGGCTTTTGGGCAATTGATCGAACGAGGTGGTGTAGCCCGCCTCTTTGAGGGCGGGGAGAATAGTGGGCGTGACCAGCCCGTCGGTGGCGTTGGCGGCTGCCAGCGCGGCTTGCAGCACGTCCCAAACCGTCTCCGACACCGGCACCGCCCCCCGGCCGGCTTGCGCATTGAGCTGGTTGAGCTCGCTGTCCGGGCGAAAACGGCTCAATGCCTGCTCCCAGGCTTCAAACCATGCCGGCACCTGCGCGAGCACGGTGGCGGTTTTCTCGTTGTCGGTGTCGAGCCGCGCTTCAATGTGGCAGCCCATCGCCCGAAATTGAATCAAACGCATGGCGTTCCTCCTTTGCTTGCCCCCCGGCACTAGCGCGATGACTTGGTTTTGGGCGGCGGCGGGGCGCTGACCGAGCGCAACACGGGTTGTTGCGGCTGGTTGTTAGAGACCGTCGGTGTTTGCGGTTGCGGCTGCGGTGCCGGCGCTGGCGCCGAAACCTGGATTTGCGGGATGGTGATTTGCGCCGGCTGGCGCACCTGAATGTTGGGCGTGTCCGGCGGCGGCACTAGCGTGGGCAAGGGCGGCAGTGTTTGCACCAGTGCTTCCAGTTCCTGCTGTGCCAGCGCATTCACGTCAATTGTGGGCGTTGGTTCTGCTGTTGGTGTCGGTATAGCGGTTGGGATGGGCGTGGGTGAGATGTCGGCGGCGGCGATTTCGTTCGCTGCGGTCTCTTGATACGCCAGAATGCCCCAACCGCTCACAGTCCCCGCCACTGACGCCACGGTAATCAAGAGCTTCATTTGATCGGACATGCCTTTTGCCGGCGCTTGCTTTGCCATGGTGTTCCTCCTGTTCGGCGTTGCTTCCTTTCATAACCGAGTGTAGGAGAAAAGGGGTGGGCGTGGGTTAAAGGTGGTTTAGTGGTTTGTTAAGAGCATGTTAGCAATCTGCGGGAGGGGGCAGAAAAAACAACATGGCGCACATTCATCGTGCGCCATGTGATGCTCGTGAGGGCATGTGAGGATTTTCAATCATCTTTCTTCTTGTCTTTTTCTTCATCATCGTGGTCATCATTTGACTCGTTATCACCTTTTT belongs to Ardenticatena maritima and includes:
- a CDS encoding sensor histidine kinase, yielding MQPPPHKRRHAPSLRALLLWPSLVLATVGLLVIVIWAGLWIQRLFISQAEQELEIEAFLIANALRDPLENYLSAQFPSGRPLGNLVLSYAADTGARIIITLPDGRIVFSSEANVPFDHLPLTTELQAALAQSEQHDIRPDDFGTGEQRLYAAAPIVGEDGIIGLVQLSIPYAPIQQQIWSVWVRTGSMAALVIGALTLALLWLARTLSAPIIHLTTVAERMAQGHLDTPITPKGPAEIQRLALAFATMAQRIREMLAQQQQFAAHAAHELRSPLASIRLRLEMIQRMAANGQSEQIQQYLRDTETQLTHLETLVNDLLLLASLEKAEETARQPIDLAPLLYELVDEMAAELRQHRLRVEMDVPPHLPPIAGHPSHVRVALGNVLDNAIKYSPDGQRIAIRARETSEHLIIEVQDWGMGIAPEEMPHLFDRFYRSKAVRGANIRGTGLGLALVKAIVEQHHGRVEVESEPGKGTTFRFIFPLASMSEPARAHKS
- a CDS encoding response regulator transcription factor translates to MTEKATILLIEDNREIADPLVFGLQQEGYVVHHALTGEEGLELAQMHHPDLILLDIMLPGMDGFDVCRRLRATSGTPILMLTARSQELDRVMGLELGADDYITKPFSFRELLARVRAMLRRRELDRREFNAAQAATEATPPSLITIHDLRLDTHARMVWKGDEPISLSAREFDLLRYLVEHAGQALHRQEILDAVWGTDWIGDPRTLDVHIHWLREKLGDVPSNPCYIQTVRGYGYRFVAPEDHADDATTTP
- a CDS encoding ferric reductase-like transmembrane domain-containing protein, with the protein product MTAQKPYEFDEYPPALAWQLVVLMLLAAALGAISAVFLLPAWLPGLTASLFGEAPKAYWYLARSSGVVAYILLWLSMVFGVMMTNKLARLWPGGPTAFDAHQFTSLLGLAFALFHAIILLGDEYIQSGLVNVLVPFTYDYRPEWVGVGQMAFYAMAIIAFSFYVRQQIGRRAWRLIHYLSFLTYLAALAHGITAGTDTTTRFMQSLYWGSGGLLLFLTIYRIQHSILSRRERAAKKAAHRAKAHQPPSATNA
- a CDS encoding adenylate/guanylate cyclase domain-containing protein is translated as MQYKRILPTIWHELITNALHYPVLNMLLEWFVLSQTAYFLSADPYLLLVSALVQAVALAMIRENRRPALLFVANMVGVFTYSLLETTLEGMEFWQAPHHLLYWLYSLIIATCAAWHARRNASLALLGMYFARSLALLAVYSLGEYYLAQNGSFSPMQILSDPTHMLMSVAVPLLGLLGGLAEVEANRNFTLLKNANQRLHTYARWLLGDAILNELMQNPRAGEPRWRERTILFCDVRNFTAWCETESPENVMYTLEEWYQHVESVWAVYPPIRYKFTADEVMAVFADPVTALHAALRLNAVNARFWHPRGLSAGIGLHHGPVIEGLIGGEEVKYYDVLGDTVNTAQRIEKHARGQQILVSEQFYQHVPPEFEASEPLLIEPKGKAPLPVRIVHRFVEKQETTSILQS
- a CDS encoding FAD:protein FMN transferase, which translates into the protein MRLIQFRAMGCHIEARLDTDNEKTATVLAQVPAWFEAWEQALSRFRPDSELNQLNAQAGRGAVPVSETVWDVLQAALAAANATDGLVTPTILPALKEAGYTTSFDQLPKSQPVGAAPDPQAIIQSAQAWRDIRTNPVRRTVALPPGVQLDFGGIAKGWAAEEAAKRLGRYAPALVDAGGDIAVSGPQRNGHPWLILVASPFDDGDIDAIALAGGVVATSGRDYRRWLKGTQWQHHIIDPRTGRPADTDLVSVTVIARTAVRAELAAKTVLILGSEAGMRWLEAQKDIAALLVRETGDVLPSPFWHLFRWPYQQAAGG